In Ascaphus truei isolate aAscTru1 chromosome 5, aAscTru1.hap1, whole genome shotgun sequence, one genomic interval encodes:
- the LSM8 gene encoding LSM8 homolog, U6 small nuclear RNA associated isoform X1, translating to MTSALENYINRTVAVITSDGRMIVGTLKGFDQTINLILDESHERVFSSSQGVEQVVLGLYIVRGDNVAVIGEIDEETDSALDLGNIRAEPLNSVVN from the exons ATGACGTCAGCACTGGAGAACTACATCAACC GAACGGTTGCTGTTATTACATCGGATGGGAGAATGATTGTG GGAACACTCAAGGGTTTTGATCAGACCATAAACTTGATTTTGGATGAGAGTCATGAAAGAGTATTTAGTTCTTCCCAAGGAGTGGAGCAAGTTGTGTTGGGACTGTACATTGTAAGAGGAGACAATGT GGCAGTTATTGGAGAAATTGACGAAGAGACCGATTCTGCGCTGGATTTAGGGAATATCCGAGCAGAACCCCTGAACTCTGTTGTAAATTGA
- the LSM8 gene encoding LSM8 homolog, U6 small nuclear RNA associated isoform X2: MVSGTVAVITSDGRMIVGTLKGFDQTINLILDESHERVFSSSQGVEQVVLGLYIVRGDNVAVIGEIDEETDSALDLGNIRAEPLNSVVN; encoded by the exons ATGG TTTCAGGAACGGTTGCTGTTATTACATCGGATGGGAGAATGATTGTG GGAACACTCAAGGGTTTTGATCAGACCATAAACTTGATTTTGGATGAGAGTCATGAAAGAGTATTTAGTTCTTCCCAAGGAGTGGAGCAAGTTGTGTTGGGACTGTACATTGTAAGAGGAGACAATGT GGCAGTTATTGGAGAAATTGACGAAGAGACCGATTCTGCGCTGGATTTAGGGAATATCCGAGCAGAACCCCTGAACTCTGTTGTAAATTGA